A stretch of Faecalibacterium duncaniae DNA encodes these proteins:
- a CDS encoding transposon-transfer assisting family protein: MKMNFSKDELAMVYQYAAGTKEDTLAGLKEIVPVIRDRQTREIVESTIRKLDAIPEPECRRFIADTKQRFIQKRDNSIRRRLAEAKAQARTEKPHPKRKEPDRERS; this comes from the coding sequence ATGAAGATGAATTTTTCAAAAGACGAGCTGGCTATGGTCTATCAGTACGCCGCCGGTACGAAGGAGGACACCCTTGCGGGGCTGAAAGAAATCGTGCCGGTTATCCGTGACCGGCAGACAAGGGAGATTGTGGAGAGTACCATCCGAAAACTGGACGCCATCCCGGAGCCGGAGTGCCGCCGCTTTATCGCTGACACAAAGCAGCGGTTTATCCAGAAGCGGGACAATTCCATCCGGCGCAGGCTTGCCGAAGCCAAGGCACAGGCGAGGACGGAAAAGCCACATCCCAAGAGAAAAGAGCCAGACCGGGAACGGTCATAA